A region from the Salvia splendens isolate huo1 chromosome 15, SspV2, whole genome shotgun sequence genome encodes:
- the LOC121768702 gene encoding vegetative cell wall protein gp1-like, which yields MSGILTLILLTSPFLSEARHHPPSAAGEKFFLPPNPLNPGLLPPNPLLPPPSLIPPVLPTPPPSIIPPVLPTPPPSSPSFPLPLPLPPVIPGVVPSPSPPPPELPVPLPLPPVPFLPPGIPGRPPAEVSSKP from the coding sequence ATGTCTGGGATTCTTACACTCATCCTGCTCACTTCCCCATTCTTGTCAGAAGCCAGGCATCATCCCCCCTCCGCCGCCGGCGAAAAGTTTTTTCTGCCGCCAAATCCATTGAATCCCGGTCTACTGCCTCCCAACCCCCTTCTGCCGCCTCCTTCCTTGATTCCTCCGGTCCTGCCTACTCCTCCGCCGTCGATCATTCCGCCGGTGCTGCCTACTCCGCCGCCCTCGTCGCCTTCCtttcccttgcccttgcccttgccgcCGGTTATTCCGGGTGTGGTTCCgtctccgtcgccgccgccgccagaaCTCCCGGTTCCTCTACCTCTGCCTCCTGTTCCGTTCCTGCCACCTGGGATTCCTGGACGCCCGCCGGCTGAGGTCTCTTCTAAGCCGTGA